One stretch of Eggerthella lenta DSM 2243 DNA includes these proteins:
- the tig gene encoding trigger factor: METKVEALEDNRTKVTVTVDAADIDARIKKTYKDFANKYNFPGFRKGKAPRPIIDNALGAEAVRATVTDDVVNGTYPLAIDDCDLYPIAKPEFDETDLVEAGKPYTFSFTVTVKPEIEISSYEPVEIELPAEGTTDAEIDEQIDALREHYYSFEDASAATKVKEDSYIDLAMKATDDKGEEIPSLTTENRPYGLGANLFPAEFDEQLVGLKKGQTATFTLDMPADPPIMLSALAGKTEKINFEVEVKVVKKKIVPEVNDEWAKEQMGFESVEDLRARIAESVTSQKADMMPRLKENACLYALAERVEGDVPEAMLEDAEASLIQDFFQQLQSQGMTFDVYLAQQGITPDQFKEDVKKQAEDMSKQDLALDAWARHFGMEATAEEVTEEFVKSGVEDPAALEAEWRSNGQLHMVRQGVIRTKAVKDIMDKAVVTELDLSKKKDEEKKPAKKAAAKKTAKKDEAAGDEPAKKPAKKAAPKKAAKKDEDVEAKADDAE; the protein is encoded by the coding sequence GTGGAAACAAAAGTTGAGGCATTGGAAGATAACCGCACGAAAGTGACCGTTACCGTCGATGCCGCGGACATCGATGCCCGCATCAAGAAGACCTACAAGGACTTCGCCAACAAGTACAACTTCCCCGGGTTCCGCAAGGGCAAGGCCCCGCGCCCGATCATCGACAACGCCCTGGGCGCCGAAGCCGTGCGCGCGACGGTCACCGACGACGTGGTCAACGGCACCTATCCTCTCGCCATCGACGATTGCGACCTGTACCCCATCGCCAAGCCTGAATTCGACGAGACGGACCTCGTCGAGGCCGGCAAGCCCTACACCTTCTCGTTCACCGTCACGGTGAAGCCCGAGATCGAGATCTCCAGCTACGAGCCCGTCGAGATCGAGCTGCCCGCCGAAGGCACGACCGACGCCGAGATCGACGAGCAGATCGACGCCCTGCGCGAGCACTACTACTCGTTCGAGGACGCTTCCGCCGCCACGAAGGTGAAGGAAGACAGCTATATCGACCTGGCCATGAAGGCCACCGACGACAAGGGCGAGGAGATTCCGTCGCTCACGACCGAGAACCGTCCCTACGGCTTGGGCGCGAACCTGTTCCCGGCCGAGTTCGACGAGCAGCTGGTGGGCCTGAAGAAGGGCCAGACCGCTACGTTCACGCTGGACATGCCCGCCGATCCGCCCATCATGCTGTCCGCGCTGGCCGGCAAGACCGAGAAGATTAACTTCGAGGTCGAGGTCAAGGTCGTCAAGAAGAAGATCGTTCCCGAGGTCAACGACGAGTGGGCCAAGGAGCAGATGGGCTTCGAAAGCGTCGAGGACCTGCGTGCGCGCATCGCCGAGTCCGTCACCAGCCAGAAGGCCGACATGATGCCGCGCCTGAAGGAGAACGCCTGCCTGTACGCGCTCGCCGAGCGCGTGGAGGGCGACGTCCCCGAGGCCATGCTGGAGGACGCGGAGGCCAGCTTGATCCAGGACTTCTTCCAGCAGCTGCAGAGCCAGGGCATGACCTTCGACGTGTACCTCGCCCAGCAAGGCATCACGCCCGACCAGTTCAAGGAGGACGTGAAGAAGCAGGCCGAGGACATGTCCAAGCAGGATCTCGCGCTTGACGCGTGGGCCCGCCACTTCGGCATGGAGGCTACGGCCGAGGAGGTCACCGAGGAGTTCGTGAAGAGCGGCGTCGAGGATCCCGCGGCTCTGGAGGCCGAGTGGCGCTCGAACGGCCAGCTGCACATGGTGCGCCAGGGCGTGATCCGCACGAAGGCCGTGAAGGACATCATGGACAAGGCCGTCGTGACCGAGCTCGACCTCTCGAAGAAGAAGGACGAGGAAAAGAAGCCGGCCAAGAAGGCTGCGGCCAAGAAGACGGCCAAGAAGGACGAGGCCGCAGGCGACGAGCCCGCGAAGAAGCCCGCCAAGAAGGCCGCTCCGAAGAAGGCTGCGAAGAAGGACGAGGACGTCGAGGCCAAGGCCGACGACGCAGAATAG
- a CDS encoding ATP-dependent Clp protease proteolytic subunit — protein sequence MSFDPKSALIPYVIEQSPRGERSYDIYSRLLNDRVIFLGEQIDDNVANSVVAQLLHLESADPDKDISLYINSPGGSVTAGLAILDTMDFIKCDVSTICLGECASMAAVLLSNGAKGKRLCLPNSMVLIHQPSGGAQGQQTEIAIVADFMLKTRNRLNKILADNTGQTLETIQNDTERDNYMTAEEAVAYGLVDRITTSRAVAPSTDE from the coding sequence ATGAGCTTTGATCCCAAATCAGCACTGATTCCCTACGTTATCGAGCAGTCCCCGCGCGGCGAGCGCAGCTACGACATCTACTCCCGCCTGCTCAACGATCGCGTTATCTTCCTGGGCGAGCAGATCGACGACAACGTGGCCAACTCTGTGGTGGCGCAGCTGCTGCACCTCGAGAGCGCCGATCCGGACAAGGACATCTCCCTGTACATCAACTCGCCGGGCGGCTCGGTGACCGCGGGTCTTGCCATCCTTGACACGATGGACTTCATCAAGTGCGATGTGTCCACCATCTGCCTGGGCGAGTGCGCCTCTATGGCCGCCGTGCTGCTGTCCAACGGCGCCAAGGGCAAGCGCCTGTGCCTGCCGAACTCCATGGTGCTCATCCACCAGCCGTCCGGCGGCGCGCAGGGCCAGCAGACCGAGATCGCCATCGTGGCCGACTTTATGCTGAAGACCCGCAACCGCCTGAACAAGATCCTCGCGGACAACACGGGCCAGACGCTGGAGACCATCCAGAACGACACCGAGCGCGACAACTACATGACCGCCGAAGAGGCCGTCGCCTACGGCCTGGTCGACCGCATCACCACCTCGCGCGCGGTTGCGCCGAGCACCGACGAGTAG
- a CDS encoding helix-turn-helix domain-containing protein: MRNILQIKVGLRIKDLRAVHDVSQERFANKIGMDRTYLASIEVGQRNVTLQNLAKIANGFDMTLSEFFEGIPRVDPNT, translated from the coding sequence ATGCGAAACATACTTCAAATAAAAGTCGGTCTGCGCATCAAGGATCTGCGAGCCGTCCACGATGTCAGCCAAGAGCGGTTCGCCAACAAAATCGGCATGGACCGCACCTATCTGGCCTCCATCGAGGTCGGGCAGCGCAACGTCACCCTGCAGAACCTCGCGAAAATCGCGAACGGGTTCGACATGACGCTTTCCGAGTTCTTCGAGGGTATTCCCCGCGTCGACCCAAATACCTGA
- a CDS encoding GGDEF domain-containing protein has product MFPYASIHPEVASAATDLLRFDYYRLVDPRDHRVFAYDRDGDRLIEVDGPCYQLWNQDDPCLNCSSRACLTMQDAVFKIEYLDGRVLHVTSVPMDIEGAELVLELIKDVTDSLLVADIEVRDNIEITQMITKFNELAVRDGFTKLYNKTFINNELESLVQAARGGSPAGEAAVVLLDIDGFKQINDTYGHIAGDDALQYFASKMRSFSRSFDGWVGRFGGDEFVLCAPKGLSEGDLERLFAEIDAIERHAFQAEAGSFSLAASCGVCFVRPDDTVRSLLDRADVAMYRAKESGRRWVER; this is encoded by the coding sequence GTGTTCCCGTACGCGAGCATCCATCCTGAGGTTGCGAGCGCCGCGACCGACCTGCTGAGATTCGATTATTACCGGTTGGTCGATCCGCGCGACCACCGGGTGTTCGCGTACGACCGCGATGGGGATCGTCTGATCGAGGTCGACGGTCCCTGCTACCAGCTGTGGAACCAGGACGATCCGTGTCTCAACTGCTCGTCGCGCGCTTGCCTGACGATGCAGGACGCCGTGTTCAAGATCGAGTACCTCGACGGTCGCGTGCTTCACGTAACCAGCGTGCCGATGGACATAGAGGGCGCCGAGCTTGTGCTCGAGCTGATCAAGGATGTGACGGACAGCCTGCTGGTGGCCGACATCGAGGTGCGCGACAACATCGAGATCACCCAAATGATCACGAAGTTCAACGAACTCGCCGTGCGCGACGGGTTCACGAAGCTGTACAACAAGACCTTCATCAACAACGAGCTGGAATCTCTCGTTCAGGCTGCACGTGGCGGATCGCCGGCGGGAGAGGCCGCCGTGGTTCTGCTCGACATCGATGGATTCAAGCAGATCAACGATACGTACGGGCATATTGCCGGCGACGACGCCTTGCAGTACTTCGCGAGCAAGATGCGCAGTTTCTCACGCTCTTTCGACGGGTGGGTCGGACGTTTCGGCGGCGATGAGTTCGTGCTGTGCGCGCCGAAAGGACTTTCGGAAGGCGATCTGGAGCGTCTGTTCGCTGAGATCGACGCGATCGAGCGCCATGCGTTCCAGGCTGAGGCGGGGTCGTTCTCGCTTGCGGCAAGTTGCGGCGTGTGCTTCGTGCGGCCGGATGACACCGTTCGCTCGCTGCTGGATCGCGCTGACGTTGCCATGTACCGGGCGAAGGAAAGCGGCCGAAGGTGGGTTGAGCGCTAG
- a CDS encoding helix-turn-helix domain-containing protein translates to MKKSLSIEEFLETRPDITPEMLEEGRLLVEAKIKGYELQQARKACGMTQKEVAAKMGVSQKRISDLENGSIDVMQVETLRRYITSLGGTLEITAKLPGVSLELQGLGTDHPLFKQEACALAAD, encoded by the coding sequence ATGAAGAAGAGCCTTTCCATCGAAGAATTTCTTGAAACGCGTCCTGACATCACTCCTGAAATGTTGGAGGAAGGCCGTCTTCTCGTCGAGGCGAAGATCAAGGGCTATGAGCTGCAGCAGGCGCGCAAGGCGTGCGGCATGACGCAGAAGGAGGTCGCCGCCAAGATGGGCGTCAGCCAGAAGCGCATCTCCGACCTGGAGAACGGCAGCATCGACGTCATGCAGGTGGAGACGCTGCGGCGCTACATCACCAGCCTGGGCGGCACCCTCGAGATCACGGCCAAACTTCCCGGTGTCTCGTTAGAGCTTCAGGGTCTGGGTACCGATCATCCGCTCTTCAAGCAAGAGGCGTGCGCCTTGGCGGCGGACTGA
- the loaP gene encoding antiterminator LoaP gives MWYVAQVQAGRESSTLEMCRRLVPPSVMEDCFMPEYEVMWKIRGEWRLVKRLLFPGYLFFVTDDPEALNRELSRVPMPIRLLGNEENSFFPLTGKERDWFLSFMDGNHTVRMSEGYISGDKITVTRGPLMGFEGDIRKIDRHKRRAYIDVSLFGRTVPASVGLEIVRKSA, from the coding sequence ATGTGGTACGTGGCGCAAGTGCAAGCGGGTCGTGAGTCCTCGACGCTCGAGATGTGCCGCCGTTTGGTACCGCCCTCCGTCATGGAGGACTGCTTCATGCCCGAATACGAGGTCATGTGGAAGATCCGCGGCGAATGGCGCCTGGTGAAGCGGCTGCTGTTCCCGGGGTACCTGTTCTTCGTGACCGATGACCCCGAGGCTCTCAATAGGGAGCTGTCGCGCGTGCCCATGCCCATTCGTCTGCTGGGCAACGAGGAGAACTCGTTCTTCCCGCTCACTGGTAAGGAACGCGACTGGTTCCTGTCGTTCATGGACGGCAACCATACCGTGCGCATGAGCGAGGGCTACATAAGCGGTGACAAGATCACCGTCACGCGCGGTCCGCTCATGGGCTTCGAGGGCGACATCCGCAAGATCGACCGCCACAAGCGTCGCGCCTACATCGACGTCAGCCTGTTCGGTCGTACCGTCCCCGCCAGCGTCGGTCTGGAAATCGTGAGGAAGTCCGCATGA
- the sstT gene encoding serine/threonine transporter SstT has product MGIKKVVQAWNSVSLVKRIVIGLVIGGVLGVAVPNIEVVELLGTLFVSALKGVAPILVFFLVISALANARAAGSMKTVVLLYVVSTFVAALVAVVASFLFPIELTLSAPAADQSSPSGIGEVLGALVMNVVSNPVDALMNANYIGILAWAVVLGIALRAASQSTKDVFASVSDAVSQVVRWVISLAPFGILGLVYTTVSANGLEIFTEYGQLLLVLVGCMLFIAFVTNPLLVFWGIRKNPYPLVLRCLKDSGITAFFTRSSAANIPVNMELCRKLGLDKDNYSVSIPLGATINMAGAAVTISVMAMAAAHTMGVSIDLPTAVILSALAAVSACGASGVAGGSLLLIPLACSLFGIGNDVAMQVVAIGFIIGVVQDSCETALNSSSDVLFTATSEYREWRKAGKEITFGEDAFSENELA; this is encoded by the coding sequence ATGGGAATCAAGAAGGTCGTCCAGGCGTGGAACTCGGTCAGCCTGGTGAAGCGCATCGTCATCGGACTGGTGATCGGCGGCGTGCTGGGCGTGGCGGTGCCGAACATCGAGGTCGTCGAGCTGCTGGGCACGCTGTTCGTGTCGGCGCTGAAAGGCGTCGCGCCGATTCTGGTGTTCTTCCTGGTTATCAGCGCGCTTGCGAACGCTCGTGCCGCCGGATCGATGAAAACCGTCGTGCTCCTGTACGTGGTGAGCACGTTCGTCGCGGCGCTCGTGGCCGTGGTGGCCAGCTTCCTGTTCCCCATCGAGCTCACGCTGAGCGCTCCGGCGGCCGACCAGAGCTCGCCGTCGGGCATCGGGGAGGTGCTGGGCGCGCTCGTGATGAACGTGGTGTCGAACCCGGTGGACGCGCTTATGAACGCGAACTACATCGGCATCCTGGCTTGGGCCGTGGTGCTGGGCATCGCGCTGCGCGCCGCGTCGCAGAGCACGAAGGACGTGTTCGCCAGCGTGTCCGACGCCGTGTCGCAGGTGGTGCGCTGGGTGATCTCGCTGGCGCCCTTCGGCATCTTGGGCCTCGTGTACACCACGGTGAGCGCGAACGGCCTGGAGATATTCACCGAGTACGGCCAGCTTCTGCTGGTGCTGGTGGGCTGCATGCTGTTCATCGCGTTCGTCACGAACCCGCTGCTGGTGTTCTGGGGCATCCGCAAGAACCCCTACCCCCTCGTGCTGCGCTGCCTGAAGGACAGCGGCATCACGGCGTTCTTCACGCGCAGCTCGGCGGCGAACATCCCGGTGAACATGGAGCTGTGCCGCAAGCTGGGGCTGGACAAGGACAACTACTCAGTGTCCATCCCGCTGGGAGCCACCATAAACATGGCGGGCGCTGCGGTGACCATCTCGGTCATGGCCATGGCGGCCGCCCACACCATGGGCGTGTCCATCGATCTGCCCACCGCCGTCATCCTCAGCGCGCTGGCAGCGGTGTCCGCCTGCGGCGCGTCGGGCGTGGCAGGAGGGTCGCTGCTGCTCATCCCGCTGGCATGTTCGCTGTTCGGCATCGGCAACGACGTGGCCATGCAGGTGGTGGCCATCGGCTTCATCATCGGCGTGGTTCAGGATTCGTGCGAGACGGCGCTCAACTCGTCGTCCGACGTGCTGTTCACCGCCACGTCGGAGTACCGCGAGTGGCGCAAAGCCGGCAAGGAGATCACGTTCGGCGAGGATGCGTTCAGCGAGAACGAGCTGGCGTAA
- a CDS encoding type II toxin-antitoxin system RelE/ParE family toxin, whose product MGNWEVDLSLIAPWLKEQDKETIIGVTVALNELRDVGPGLGRPLVDTVKGSSFKNMKELRPPSSGRSEIRILFAFDPKRRAVTLLAGDKSAGGTRERWNRWYARAIPRADRLYRQHLSELEDEK is encoded by the coding sequence ATGGGGAACTGGGAAGTTGACCTGAGCCTGATAGCTCCATGGCTTAAGGAGCAGGATAAGGAGACGATCATCGGTGTGACGGTGGCGCTGAACGAGCTTCGCGATGTGGGCCCAGGACTGGGAAGGCCGCTTGTGGACACGGTGAAAGGTTCGTCGTTCAAGAACATGAAAGAGCTTAGACCTCCTTCTTCCGGCAGAAGCGAGATCAGGATATTGTTCGCGTTCGACCCGAAGCGGCGTGCGGTGACGCTGCTGGCGGGCGACAAATCGGCTGGCGGAACCCGCGAGCGATGGAATCGTTGGTATGCGCGGGCTATTCCGAGAGCCGATAGGCTTTACCGACAGCATTTGAGCGAGTTGGAGGATGAGAAATGA
- a CDS encoding valine--tRNA ligase — translation MADNTNDKSGKKIDYDFAAHERPLFDAWMDAGYFQRTPELGAGTGQPYTIVIPPPNITGVLHMGHALNDTIQDTCIRRARMQGRPTRWILGTDHAGISTQTKVDKKLADQGISRLEIGREAFIEACYDWYKEYGTTIVNQIKGMGCSCDYADEHFTLEPAYVKAVRKLFVDWYHDDLIYKGKRIVNWCPHCTTSISDDEAEYVDEAGHLWYLRYPLTEPEDGLEYLVVATTRPETMLGDTGVAVNPKDERFKHLVGKTVKLPLVDREIPIFADWHVDREFGTGCVKTTPAHDPNDWAMGERNGLERINIFDETAHVVDGFGAFSGMDRDEAREAVVAAFDELGLLEKVEDHDHSVMTCYRCHTKLEPWESEQWFVAVDGLKQDAARVVEDGSIQFHPERWKQVYLDWLDNLKDWCISRQLWWGHRIPMFYCDECGWEDASVEDVETCPVCGKPVRQDEDVLDTWFSSQLWPFATMGWTEEGMDAPQMKQAYPTQVLSTARDIMGLWVARMVMASMYCTDRIPFEHVIIHPTVMAADGKPMSKSRGNGVDPLRLMEDYGADGMRFGLLMQVTGAQDLKFNEAKLESSRNFANKIRNAARFVTMNLDDYVPGAPEPVTPADRWIFSRLAGLVARVDEAYGNFEFGEITRELFSFFWNEFCDWYIEFSKARLNGSPEDRAACQRNLVFVLDQALRLLHPIMPFVTEEIYQQLPIDRTEAPYLIVAAWPDADALAQYVDADAERAIDMVCETVSAIRSTRARYGISPKTQLAVAVKAGEDDIARLEAQRGLIEGMGNVASLQMAADVEKPAESSVTLAPGLEVYIVLSGLVDFEAERARLEKERVKLAADAAKLGKKLSNPGFLAKAAPEIVEKDRAKHAEMTDKLARVEAQLAELG, via the coding sequence ATGGCCGATAACACGAACGACAAGAGCGGCAAGAAGATCGACTACGACTTCGCCGCCCACGAGCGCCCGCTTTTCGACGCGTGGATGGACGCGGGCTACTTCCAGCGCACGCCCGAGCTGGGCGCGGGCACGGGGCAGCCCTACACCATCGTCATCCCGCCGCCGAACATCACGGGCGTGCTGCACATGGGCCACGCCCTCAACGACACCATCCAGGACACGTGCATCCGCCGCGCCCGCATGCAGGGCCGTCCCACGCGCTGGATCCTCGGCACCGACCACGCCGGCATCTCCACGCAGACCAAGGTGGACAAGAAGCTGGCCGACCAGGGCATCAGCCGTTTGGAAATCGGCCGCGAGGCGTTCATCGAGGCGTGCTACGACTGGTACAAGGAGTACGGCACCACCATCGTGAACCAGATCAAGGGCATGGGCTGCTCGTGCGACTACGCCGACGAGCACTTCACGCTGGAGCCGGCCTACGTGAAGGCCGTGCGCAAGCTGTTCGTGGACTGGTACCACGACGACCTCATCTACAAGGGCAAGCGCATCGTGAACTGGTGCCCCCACTGCACGACGTCCATCTCCGACGACGAGGCCGAGTACGTGGACGAGGCGGGGCACCTGTGGTACCTGCGCTACCCGCTGACCGAGCCCGAGGACGGCCTGGAGTACCTCGTGGTGGCCACGACGCGCCCCGAGACGATGCTCGGCGACACGGGCGTGGCGGTGAACCCGAAGGACGAGCGCTTCAAGCACCTCGTGGGCAAGACGGTGAAACTGCCGCTCGTCGACCGCGAGATCCCCATCTTCGCCGACTGGCACGTGGACAGGGAGTTCGGTACCGGCTGCGTGAAGACCACGCCCGCGCACGACCCGAACGACTGGGCGATGGGCGAGCGCAACGGCCTCGAGCGCATCAATATCTTCGACGAGACCGCGCACGTGGTGGACGGCTTCGGCGCGTTCAGCGGCATGGACCGCGACGAGGCCCGCGAAGCCGTCGTGGCCGCGTTCGACGAGCTGGGCTTGCTGGAGAAGGTGGAGGACCACGACCACTCCGTCATGACGTGCTACCGCTGCCACACGAAGCTCGAGCCCTGGGAGTCCGAGCAGTGGTTCGTGGCCGTGGACGGCCTCAAGCAGGACGCGGCGCGCGTGGTGGAGGACGGCTCCATCCAGTTCCACCCCGAGCGCTGGAAGCAGGTGTACCTCGACTGGCTGGACAACCTCAAGGACTGGTGCATCTCGCGCCAGCTGTGGTGGGGCCACCGCATCCCCATGTTCTACTGCGACGAGTGCGGCTGGGAGGACGCGTCGGTGGAGGACGTCGAGACGTGCCCCGTGTGCGGGAAGCCCGTGCGCCAGGACGAGGACGTGCTGGACACGTGGTTCTCGTCGCAGCTGTGGCCGTTCGCCACGATGGGCTGGACCGAGGAGGGCATGGACGCGCCGCAGATGAAGCAGGCGTATCCCACCCAGGTGCTGTCCACGGCTCGCGACATCATGGGCTTGTGGGTGGCGCGCATGGTGATGGCATCCATGTACTGCACCGATCGCATCCCGTTCGAGCACGTCATCATCCATCCCACGGTGATGGCCGCCGACGGCAAGCCCATGTCGAAGAGCCGCGGCAACGGCGTGGACCCGCTGCGCCTCATGGAGGACTACGGAGCCGACGGCATGCGCTTCGGCCTGCTCATGCAGGTGACGGGTGCGCAGGACCTCAAGTTCAACGAGGCGAAGCTGGAAAGCTCGCGCAATTTCGCGAACAAGATCCGCAACGCGGCGCGCTTCGTGACGATGAACCTCGACGACTACGTGCCGGGCGCGCCCGAGCCCGTGACGCCGGCCGACCGTTGGATATTCTCGCGCCTGGCGGGGCTCGTGGCCCGCGTCGACGAGGCGTACGGGAACTTCGAGTTCGGCGAGATCACGCGCGAGCTGTTCTCGTTCTTCTGGAACGAGTTCTGCGACTGGTACATCGAGTTTTCGAAGGCGCGCCTGAACGGCTCGCCTGAGGATCGCGCGGCGTGCCAGCGTAACCTCGTGTTCGTGCTCGACCAGGCGCTGCGCCTGCTGCACCCCATCATGCCGTTCGTGACGGAAGAGATCTATCAGCAGCTGCCTATCGACCGCACGGAGGCGCCGTACCTCATCGTGGCCGCATGGCCCGATGCCGATGCGCTGGCGCAGTACGTGGACGCGGATGCCGAGCGTGCCATCGACATGGTGTGCGAGACGGTATCGGCCATCCGCAGCACGCGCGCCCGCTACGGCATCTCGCCGAAGACGCAGCTGGCCGTGGCCGTGAAAGCGGGGGAGGACGACATCGCGCGCTTGGAGGCGCAGCGCGGGCTGATCGAGGGCATGGGCAATGTGGCCTCGCTTCAGATGGCCGCCGACGTGGAGAAGCCGGCCGAGTCCAGCGTGACGCTGGCGCCGGGCCTCGAGGTGTACATCGTGCTGTCGGGCCTGGTGGACTTTGAAGCCGAGCGCGCCCGCCTGGAGAAGGAGCGCGTGAAGCTGGCCGCCGACGCCGCGAAGCTGGGCAAGAAGCTGTCGAACCCGGGCTTTTTGGCGAAGGCCGCGCCCGAGATCGTGGAGAAGGATCGCGCCAAGCATGCCGAGATGACCGACAAGCTGGCTCGCGTGGAAGCGCAGCTGGCGGAGCTGGGGTAG
- the clpX gene encoding ATP-dependent Clp protease ATP-binding subunit ClpX, with amino-acid sequence MNDRRDDEFEGRDADIACAFCGKQPHQVAAMISGPNGIYICDECISVCADAMMRDLGLSVPGHDEAAMAEGFSHAEEGRHARVGDGVVTASVADPAPEDVLADLPTPHELYAELSEHVVGQEQAKRALSVAVYNHYKRISLGADAVDGDVELAKSNIMLLGPTGSGKTLLAQTLARTLRVPFAIADATTLTEAGYVGEDVENILLKLMTAADFDIPRAEIGIIYIDEIDKVARKAENLSITRDVSGEGVQQALLKIVEGTEASVPPQGGRKHPQQELIHIDTTNILFILGGAFVGLADIIADRVGKKGLGFNAELPESKKHAEAELLARVLPEDLNKYGMIPEFVGRIPVVTSLNELSEEDLVRILTEPKNALVKQYTKMFEFEDSVLTFEPEALKAIAHEAVEHGTGARGLRSICERVLQDVMYDLPEQKGPSTVTIRATDITGETKPDIEPTDGAEALPAGDAASLQSA; translated from the coding sequence ATGAACGACAGACGCGACGACGAATTCGAAGGCCGAGACGCCGATATCGCCTGCGCCTTCTGCGGCAAGCAGCCGCATCAGGTGGCGGCCATGATATCGGGGCCGAACGGCATCTACATCTGCGACGAGTGCATCTCCGTGTGCGCCGATGCCATGATGCGCGACCTGGGGCTGAGCGTTCCGGGCCACGACGAGGCAGCAATGGCGGAGGGCTTCTCCCACGCCGAGGAGGGCCGTCACGCGCGGGTGGGCGACGGGGTCGTGACGGCTTCGGTCGCCGATCCGGCGCCGGAGGACGTGCTGGCCGACCTGCCCACGCCCCACGAGCTGTACGCCGAGCTCTCCGAGCACGTGGTGGGTCAGGAGCAGGCGAAGCGCGCGCTGTCGGTGGCGGTGTACAACCACTACAAGCGCATCAGCCTGGGCGCGGACGCCGTAGACGGCGACGTGGAGCTGGCGAAGAGCAACATCATGCTTCTGGGTCCCACGGGCTCGGGCAAGACGCTGCTTGCGCAGACGCTGGCCCGCACGTTGCGCGTGCCGTTCGCCATCGCCGACGCCACCACCCTCACCGAGGCGGGCTACGTGGGCGAGGATGTGGAGAACATCCTGCTCAAGCTCATGACCGCGGCCGACTTCGATATCCCGCGCGCCGAGATCGGCATCATCTACATCGACGAGATCGACAAGGTGGCCCGCAAGGCCGAGAACCTGTCCATCACGCGCGACGTGTCGGGCGAGGGCGTGCAGCAGGCGCTGCTGAAGATCGTGGAGGGCACGGAGGCCAGCGTGCCGCCGCAGGGCGGCCGCAAGCACCCGCAGCAGGAGCTCATCCATATCGACACCACGAACATCCTGTTCATCCTGGGCGGCGCGTTTGTCGGGCTTGCCGACATCATCGCCGACCGCGTGGGCAAGAAGGGCCTGGGCTTCAACGCCGAGCTGCCCGAGAGCAAGAAGCACGCCGAGGCCGAGCTTTTGGCGCGCGTGCTGCCGGAGGATCTGAACAAGTACGGCATGATCCCCGAGTTCGTGGGGCGCATCCCCGTGGTGACGTCGCTCAACGAGCTTTCCGAGGAAGATCTCGTGCGCATCCTCACCGAGCCGAAGAACGCTCTGGTGAAGCAGTACACCAAGATGTTCGAGTTCGAGGATTCCGTGCTGACGTTCGAGCCGGAAGCCTTGAAAGCCATCGCTCACGAAGCGGTGGAGCACGGCACGGGCGCCCGCGGTCTGCGCTCCATCTGCGAGCGCGTGCTGCAGGACGTGATGTACGACCTGCCCGAGCAGAAAGGCCCGTCGACGGTGACCATCCGTGCGACGGACATCACGGGGGAGACAAAGCCCGACATCGAGCCGACGGACGGGGCGGAAGCTCTTCCGGCGGGCGATGCGGCAAGCCTGCAAAGCGCGTAG
- a CDS encoding DUF308 domain-containing protein, with the protein MPQDRTLKAIKSRSRSEQVSVVSLLLLPLLGMCCLLIPDTVTDALPYLLGGLMAVSGAAGLVYAVAHASGARADARRLAEEPAVLGRAVVMCVLGGVILVQGHASISFVGVMWGLLGLYKAADEIDEVVHALKGRRPFALKLAFTVFEMVLAVLLIISPFANIEHHVLLLGLELIAYPFRIESGDSGKLTVETEA; encoded by the coding sequence ATGCCCCAGGACCGCACCCTCAAAGCCATCAAATCCCGCAGCCGCAGCGAGCAGGTGTCGGTGGTCTCGCTGCTGCTCCTGCCGCTTTTGGGGATGTGCTGCCTGCTGATCCCCGACACCGTCACCGACGCGCTGCCGTATCTGCTGGGAGGCCTCATGGCGGTATCGGGCGCGGCGGGCCTCGTGTACGCGGTTGCGCACGCGAGCGGCGCGCGAGCCGACGCGCGCCGCCTCGCCGAGGAGCCGGCCGTGCTGGGACGGGCCGTGGTCATGTGCGTGCTCGGCGGCGTCATCCTCGTGCAGGGACATGCCTCCATCAGCTTCGTCGGCGTGATGTGGGGCCTCCTGGGCCTGTACAAGGCCGCCGACGAGATCGACGAGGTGGTGCACGCGCTCAAGGGAAGGAGGCCCTTCGCGTTGAAGCTGGCATTCACCGTGTTCGAGATGGTGCTGGCCGTGCTGCTTATCATCAGCCCGTTCGCGAACATCGAGCACCACGTGCTGTTGCTGGGCCTGGAACTGATCGCCTACCCCTTCCGGATCGAGTCGGGCGATTCTGGCAAGCTCACCGTCGAAACGGAAGCGTAG